The following proteins are encoded in a genomic region of Fusarium keratoplasticum isolate Fu6.1 chromosome 9, whole genome shotgun sequence:
- a CDS encoding Zn(2)-C6 fungal-type domain-containing protein, with amino-acid sequence MELDSSPNDNDHSSTSEARQKRTRVLLSCAPCRASKLKCDREQPCSQCEKKGRAAQCAYAPRPEKKRPAKGMSARLKRLEGMVREMMDAEGGAGPKPTGEANGAPVAGPEVQGHVVRGEKATTYVGATHCMAMLEDIEDLKSYFDQPEDLEDDQILADEIDATEVILNTRAGPKNREELLSRLPERNVADRLITRYFASMSPSQHIVHRPTFTRAYAKFWQDPNQASLHWIAQLFMMLSLGVFFNNFMNSSEVEGDSPLPPLDRIRHYKACAGWALVWGKYTQPTPATLPAFLLYVESHFLFNRAAQMNCYILSGVCVRLMLKMGLHRDPSKLANITPFEGEMRRRMWNMAIQVELLVSFHMGLPSLLQGIETDTTVPRNLQDDDFDEDTVELPLSRPPTDYTTMTYPIHKTKILRVFGQIARQAHALSPPSYAEVLKLDNLLQETWRNVPSFMMVRPLDECVGDPPMLLIHRFGLAALFNKCRCVLHRRYLAEAIPRREHDYSRRQCLEGAISLLEYQNTIREACKPGHVLSQNGWFVSSLAVHDFLLAAMCLYLVIKNDAYSEFGGEYDWMSQSKTTPTKEELLGMIKRSHFIWSEVAQDVTEVKKTADTLATMLAKLGAPVQGPASVPGPAPPTFSIGHESSSLGAPSVDPSTLGSIGDDAGLLSSLGLGSSTGSTSGQTPLSLGLTADAGAGMNFPGMETEGLDFDPSWMETAANNMDWRYLDISLAHSHDAGRNEDTGQTWMERPPPLEQIDMMGPGSWMPDPSAGSG; translated from the exons ATGGAGCTGGACTCTAGCCCTAACGACAATGATCACTCATCTACCTCGGAAGCCCGCCAGAAGCGCACTCGCGTCCTCCTTTCTTGCGCACCATGCCGCGCCTCCAAGCTCAAGTGCGACCGCGAACAGCCATGCAGCCAATGCGAAAAGAAGGGCCGTGCTGCTCAGTGTGCGTATGCGCCGCGGcctgagaagaagcgccCCGCAAAGGGCATGTCGGCACGGTTGAAGCGCCTCGAGGGCATGGTCCGCGAGATGATGGACGCCGAGGGCGGCGCGGGGCCGAAACCTACCGGGGAAGCCAACGGCGCTCCGGTGGCTGGGCCCGAGGTGCAGGGGCATGTCgtgagaggagagaaggcgACGACGTATGTGGGAGCAACCCATTGTATGGCCATGTTGGAGGAT ATTGAAGATCTCAAGAGTTACTTTGATCAACCGGAAGATCTGGAGGACGATCAGATCTTGGCCGACGAGATTGACGCAACTGAGGTGATCCTGAATACGAGAGCTGGTCCGAAGAATCGTGAAGAACTGCTGAGTCGTCTTCCAGAACGAAATGTAGCAGACCGACTCATCACGCGTTATTTCGCCTCGATGAGCCCTTCTCAAC ATATCGTTCATCGACCGACGTTTACGAGAGCT TACGCCAAGTTCTGGCAAGACCCCAACCAGGCTTCGCTGCACTGGATCGCCCAGCTCTTCATGATGCTCAGcctcggcgtcttcttcaacaacttTATGAACTCGAGCGAGGTAGAAGGCGactctcctcttccgcctctAGACAGGATCCGTCACTACAAGGCATGTGCCGGATGGGCCTTGGTCTGGGGAAAATACACGCAGCCCACTCCGGCAACTCTGCCGGCCTTTCTCCTCTATGTCGAGTCGCACTTCCTGTTTAACCGGGCGGCTCAGATGAACTGCTACATCCTCTCAGGGGTGTGTGTTCGTCTTATGCTCAAGATGGGTCTCCATAGGGACCCGAGCAAACTGGCTAATATCACCCCCTTCGAGGGTGAGATGCGCCGCCGCATGTGGAATATGGCTATCCAGGTCGAGCTTCTGGTCTCCTTTCACATGGGTCTTCCAAGCTTGTTGCAAGGCATCGAGACCGACACAACAGTACCTCGGAACCTGCAAGATGACGATTTTGACGAAGATACCGTCGAGTTACCCCTGAGTCGACCGCCCACCGACTACACCACAATGACCTACCCGATCCACAAGACAAAGATCCTCCGAGTCTTTGGCCAGATCGCCCGTCAAGCCCATGCCCTGTCGCCGCCAAGTTACGCCGAGGTCCTCAAGCTTGATAACTTGCTGCAGGAGACATGGCGTAACGTCCCATCGTTCATGATGGTACGCCCGCTCGACGAGTGTGTTGGTGATCCACCTATGCTTCTCATTCATAGGTTCGGCCTGGCTGCTCTGTTCAACAAGTGTCGTTGTGTCCTGCACAGACGATATCTTGCCGAGGCAATCCCTCGACGCGAGCATGACTACTCGCGCAGGCAATGTCTTGAGGGCGCAATATCACTGCTCGAGTATCAAAACACCATCCGGGAGGCTTGTAAGCCGGGCCACGTCCTCAGCCAGAATGGATGGTTCGTATCGTCCTTGGCGGTGCATGACTTTCTGTTGGCTGCCATGTGTCTGTacctcgtcatcaagaaCGACGCTTACTCCGAGTTTGGTGGTGAATATGACTGGATGTCACAGTCAAAGACAACGCcgaccaaggaggagctcctGGGTATGATTAAGCGGTCTCACTTTATTTGGTCAGAAGTCGCGCAAGACGTGAcagaggtcaagaagacagCTGATACGCTGGCTACTATGCTGGCTAAACTTGGAGCCCCCGTCCAAGGCCCGGCAAGCGTTCCCGGCCCAGCGCCGCCAACCTTCAGTATCGGGCATGAATCATCCTCACTCGGCGCACCATCGGTGGACCCCAGCACTCTGGGGTCGATTGGGGATGATGCGGGTTTGCTCTCATCACTGGGGCTAG GCTCTTCAACAGGATCCACGTCGGGGCAAACGCCGTTATCTCTTGGCCTGACGGCCGATGCGGGAGCTGGCATGAACTTCCCAGGCATGGAGACCGAGGGGCTCGACTTTGACCCCTCATGGATGGAGACGGCGGCCAATAACATGGACTGG CGTTATCTCGATATCTCACTTGCTCACAGCCATGATGCGGGGCGGAACGAGGACACTGGCCAGACGTGGATGGAACGGCCACCCCCTTTGGAGCAGATAGATATGATGGGACCAGGATCGTGGATGCCCGACCCTTCTGCTGGGAGCGGTTGA
- a CDS encoding PINc domain-containing protein: MGVAKKTRKFAQVKRVLGRRDDRIKENKAKAELVAAAKAKKTINGELIREAPQMPSNMFFQHNTALVPPYNVLVDTNFINHTVQRKLSLLDSMMDCLYAKCNPIITSCVMSELEGLGQKFRLALRVARDERWTRLECDHKGTYADDCLVDRVQKNRIYIVGTNDKALKQRLRKIPGVPIMSVARAKYVIERLPGAPDS, translated from the exons ATGGGTGTTGCGAAAAAGACTCGCAAGTTTGCGCAG GTGAAGCGAGTCCTCGGCCGTCGCGATGACAGGATaaaggagaacaaggccaaggccgaatTGGTCGCTGCcgcaaaggccaagaagaccatCAACGGAGAGCTCATCCGCGAGGCGCCCCAGATGCCCAGCAACATGTTCTTCCAGCACAATACGGCCCTCGTCCCTCCCTACAACGTCCTCGTCGACACAAACTTTATCAACCACACGGTCCAGCGCAAGCTCTCGCTGCTTGATTCTATGATGGACTGCCTCTACGCAAAGTGTAaccccatcatcacctcGTGCGTCATGAGCGAACTCGAGGGTCTTGGCCAGAAGTTCCGCCTGGCGCTGCGGGTTGCGAGGGACGAGCGGTGGACAAGGCTGGAGTGCGATCACAAGGGCACGTATGCCGATGACTGTCTGGTGGACCGAGTGCAGAAGAACAGGATATACATTGTGGGCACAAACGATAAGGCGCTGAAGCAGCGGCTAAGGAAGATTCCCGGCGTGCCCATCATGAGCGTTGCGCGGGCCAAGTACGTGATAGAGAGGCTGCCAGGTGCACCAGACTCATAG
- a CDS encoding Replication factor C subunit 4, whose protein sequence is MPTQKPEERGESSNSASKAALTASTNGNSSYELPWVEKYRPIFLDDVVGNTETIERLKIIAKEGNMPHVIISGMPGIGKTTSVLCLARQLLGESYKEAVLELNASDERGIDVVRNRIKGFAQKKVTLPAGRHKLVILDEADSMTSGAQQALRRTMEIYSNTTRFAFACNQSNKIIEPLQSRCAILRYAKLTDAQVVKRLMQIIEAEKVEYSDDGLAALVFSAEGDMRQAINNLQSTYAGFGFVSGDNVFKVVDSPHPIKVQAMLKACYEGNVDSALDTLRELWDLGYSSHDIISTMFRVTKTIPTLSEHSKLEFIKEIGFTHMKVLEGVQTLLQLSGCVVRLCKINMDPKRFRP, encoded by the exons ATGCCGACCCAAAAACCCGAAGAACGTGGCGAGTCGTCCAATTCTGCCTCCAAGGCAGCTCTCACAGCTTCCACTAATGGAAACTCATCTTATGAGCTACCATG GGTGGAAAAGTACCGACCAATCTTTCTCGACGATGTCGTCGGCAACACAGAAACGATCGAGCGACTAAAGATTATCGCAAAGGAGGGAAACATGCCTCATGTGATTATCTCGGGAATGCCAGGTATCGGAAAGACGACAAGTGTGCTGTGTTTGGCTCGACAGCTGTTGGGTGAATCGTACAAGGAGGCCGTGCTGGAGCTCAACGCCAGTGACGAACGAG GTATTGACGTCGTCCGAAACCGAATCAAGGGGTTCGCTCAAAAGAAGGTCACTCTACCAGCTGGCCGCCACAAGCtggtcatcctcgacgaagcTGACAGCATGACCTCGGGCGCCCAGCAAGCACTCCGACGAACTATGGAAATTTACTCCAACACGACTCGATTCGCTTTTGCCTGCAACCAGTCGAACAAGATTATCGAGCCCCTACAATCACGATGTGCGATCCTGCGATACGCCAAGTTGACGGATGCTCAGGTCGTGAAGCGACTGATGCAAATTATTGAGGCGGAGAAGGTCGAATACAGCGATGATGGTCTGGCAGCGCTTGTTTTCAGCGCCGAAGGAGATATGCGACAGGCTATCAACAACCTGCAGTCTACATATGCCGGTTTTGGGTTCGTCTCTGGAGACAACGTCTTCAAGGTCGTTGACTCGCCTCATCCGATCAAAGTCCAAGCCATGCTCAAGGCGTGCTACGAAGGCAACGTGGATTCCGCACTGGACACCCTCCGAGAGCTCTGGGATCTGGGTTATTCGAGCCACGATATCATTAGCACCATGTTCCGAGTAACCAAGACGATACCCACACTGAGCGAGCATTCGAAGCTGGAGTTtatcaaggagattggcttCACGCACATGAAGGTCCTGGAGGGTGTACAGACGCTACTTCAACTCAGCGGATGTGTTGTTCGACTATGCAAGATCAACATGGACCCCAAGCGGTTCCGGCCATAG